The following coding sequences lie in one Onychomys torridus chromosome X, mOncTor1.1, whole genome shotgun sequence genomic window:
- the Mageh1 gene encoding melanoma-associated antigen H1, which produces MPRGRKSRRRRNAKAAEENRNNRKIQASEASKTPMAASLVPSTPEDYLSGPEEDTNTPEKASTTPEEASSTALVQKPITRSSFQGTKKSLLMSILALIFIMGNSAKEALVWKVLGKLGMQPGRQHSIFGDPKKVVTEEFVRRGYLLYKPVPRSSPVEYEFFWGPRAHVESSKLKVMHFVARVRNRCSKDWPCNYDWDSDDDAEVEAILNSGARGYSTP; this is translated from the coding sequence ATGCCTCGGGGACGGAAGAGTCGGCGCCGCCGGAACGCAAAGGCAGCAGAAGAGAATCGCAACAATCGCAAGATCCAGGCCTCAGAGGCCTCTAAGACCCCCATGGCGGCTTCTCTGGTCCCGAGCACACCCGAAGACTACCTGAGCGGCCCCGAGGAAGACACAAACACCCCGGAGAAGGCCTCCACTACACCTGAAGAAGCTTCAAGCACTGCCCTAGTGCAAAAGCCTATTACCCGGAGCAGTTTCCAGGGCACCAAGAAAAGTCTGCTCATGTCCATATTAGCCCTCATCTTCATCATGGGCAACAGCGCCAAGGAGGCCCTGGTGTGGAAAGTCCTGGGGAAGTTAGGGATGCAGCCTGGAAGGCAGCACAGCATCTTTGGAGATCCGAAGAAGGTCGTTACAGAAGAGTTTGTTCGCAGAGGGTATCTGCTTTATAAGCCAGTGCCCCGCAGCAGTCCGGTGGAGTATGAGTTCTTCTGGGGCCCTCGAGCACACGTGGAGTCCAGCAAGCTGAAAGTCATGCATTTTGTGGCAAGAGTTCGGAACCGATGCTCCAAAGACTGGCCATGTAACTATGACTGGGATTCGGATGATGATGCAGAGGTTGAGGCTATACTCAATTCGGGTGCTAGGGGTTATTCCACTCCATAG